In Streptomyces sp. NBC_01707, a genomic segment contains:
- a CDS encoding ABC transporter permease — protein sequence MTQPVSSAQHGGPDKAAAPAPASVPPSKGGGPRALRVRADVRNLSLLGVLAVLIAVGGFTEPDAFLDTGNLQLILTQSSVIGVVTVGMTFVITSGGIDLSVGAMVALASVWATTLATQEYGFAGILFTAVLVGLGAGLVNGLLIAYGRMVPFIATLAMLASARGLALLLTDGKTQIVTVQSVLDLGLPDSYILGIPPLVMVFAAATVIGWLVLNRTTFGRRTVAVGGNAEAARLAGIDVTRQRLYLYLLSGLCCGIAAFMLIILSGSGQNTNGNLYELDAIAAAIIGGTLLSGGRGTIVGSVLGVLVFTTITNIFALNNLQSDVQQIAKGAIIVAAVLVQGRTSAHGET from the coding sequence ATGACACAGCCCGTCTCCTCGGCGCAGCACGGTGGGCCGGACAAGGCGGCCGCGCCCGCCCCTGCCTCGGTGCCGCCCTCGAAGGGCGGCGGACCGCGCGCTCTCCGGGTGCGTGCGGACGTCCGAAACCTGTCGCTTCTCGGCGTCCTCGCCGTACTGATCGCCGTCGGTGGGTTCACCGAACCTGACGCGTTCCTGGACACCGGGAACCTGCAGCTGATCCTGACCCAGTCGTCCGTCATCGGTGTCGTCACCGTCGGCATGACGTTCGTCATCACCAGCGGCGGCATCGATCTGTCGGTCGGTGCCATGGTCGCGCTCGCCTCGGTCTGGGCGACCACCCTCGCCACCCAGGAGTACGGCTTCGCAGGCATCCTCTTCACCGCCGTGCTCGTCGGACTCGGCGCCGGACTCGTCAACGGGCTGCTGATCGCCTACGGGAGGATGGTGCCGTTCATCGCGACGCTGGCCATGCTCGCCTCGGCCCGCGGTCTCGCCCTGCTGCTCACCGACGGCAAGACACAGATCGTCACCGTGCAGTCGGTCCTGGACCTGGGGCTGCCCGACTCGTACATCCTCGGCATTCCGCCCCTGGTCATGGTCTTCGCCGCGGCGACCGTCATCGGCTGGCTGGTGCTGAACCGCACGACGTTCGGGCGCCGCACGGTCGCGGTCGGCGGCAACGCTGAAGCGGCCCGGCTCGCCGGAATCGACGTCACCAGGCAGCGGCTCTATCTGTACCTCCTCTCCGGGCTGTGCTGCGGCATCGCCGCCTTCATGCTGATCATCCTGTCCGGCTCGGGACAGAACACCAACGGCAACCTGTACGAGCTCGACGCCATCGCCGCCGCGATCATCGGCGGGACCCTGCTCAGTGGCGGACGCGGCACGATCGTCGGATCCGTCCTCGGCGTCCTCGTCTTCACCACCATCACCAATATCTTCGCTCTCAACAATCTGCAGAGCGATGTCCAGCAGATCGCCAAGGGCGCGATCATCGTCGCCGCCGTCCTGGTCCAGGGTCGAACCTCGGCCCACGGGGAGACCTGA